The following proteins are encoded in a genomic region of Dyadobacter sp. UC 10:
- a CDS encoding FkbM family methyltransferase, producing MLEYLEKWLTRRRARRQFSEYAHVIDTFQLVEEGMISFANWKNPLIKPKTISQGEVNFFKQFIKKGSLCIDIGTNIGDTTVPMALAAGNAGTTLGFDPNPYVFKILEINASLNKDKTNIVPLPYAITKVEGEFSYASSEASFGNGGIANEIVEDHGAFQLSSKIKGIRLEDFLRKNYASMLPKLSFIKVDVEGADKEVIVSISNLIREFRPVLIAECFPKSTVQERAELFRIVSELGYDLYYFSDFCENAEVVKVVEAKDMNKWKMFNFYALPNGK from the coding sequence ATGTTAGAATACTTGGAAAAATGGTTGACACGGAGAAGGGCGAGGCGTCAGTTCAGTGAATATGCTCATGTGATTGACACATTTCAACTAGTGGAAGAGGGCATGATATCCTTTGCCAATTGGAAAAATCCGCTGATCAAACCTAAAACAATCTCACAGGGGGAAGTCAATTTTTTTAAGCAGTTTATAAAAAAAGGTAGTCTTTGCATTGATATCGGGACCAATATCGGTGACACAACCGTTCCGATGGCGCTGGCTGCCGGCAACGCAGGCACTACCCTGGGCTTTGATCCTAATCCTTATGTTTTTAAGATCTTAGAGATCAATGCTTCTTTAAATAAAGATAAAACCAACATTGTCCCGCTGCCTTACGCGATTACCAAGGTAGAAGGAGAATTCAGCTATGCTTCTTCCGAAGCTTCTTTTGGAAATGGAGGTATTGCCAATGAAATCGTTGAGGATCACGGTGCATTTCAACTTTCTTCAAAGATCAAAGGCATTCGGTTAGAAGATTTTCTTCGCAAAAATTATGCATCGATGCTGCCGAAGCTTTCTTTCATAAAAGTGGATGTAGAAGGTGCAGATAAGGAGGTAATCGTTTCAATATCAAATCTGATCCGCGAATTTCGCCCGGTATTGATCGCCGAATGCTTTCCCAAATCAACTGTGCAGGAGCGGGCTGAGCTATTCCGGATCGTGTCAGAGCTAGGGTACGATCTCTACTATTTTTCTGATTTTTGCGAAAATGCCGAAGTAGTGAAAGTGGTTGAAGCAAAGGATATGAACAAGTGGAAAATGTTCAATTTCTATGCGCTGCCAAACGGGAAATAA
- the corA gene encoding magnesium/cobalt transporter CorA: MVRIFYKEGRLIKRENDVRELGKVKHLVWVDLQSPSAEEEEWVENKCNISFQTPQEIVEIESSSRFFEQNDTINANSNFLKIDRDGYETYPVSFLLNHNVLFTYRRGDSKTFADVVKKMKVSPEGIQDGVDFMLLLLETRIETDADSLEGISRDISAISKDLTHEQKARQEVLIRISGLQEITMMLRETSIDKQRVLSGILRSQYFPEDRKEHLRIILKDISSLLEYTTFNFERLEYLQNTFMGLINLEQSQVIKIFTVVTIIFMPPTLIAGIFGMNYDHIPSAGQPWGFGLSLFLMVLSSLIVLWFFRRKRWI; encoded by the coding sequence ATGGTACGCATATTTTACAAAGAAGGGCGTTTGATCAAACGTGAAAATGATGTCCGGGAGCTGGGCAAGGTGAAACACCTGGTTTGGGTCGATCTGCAATCGCCTTCGGCTGAGGAGGAAGAATGGGTTGAGAACAAATGCAATATCAGCTTTCAAACTCCACAGGAAATCGTTGAGATTGAAAGCAGCTCGCGGTTTTTTGAACAAAACGATACCATTAATGCCAACTCCAACTTCCTGAAAATCGACCGTGACGGCTACGAAACCTACCCCGTTTCCTTCCTGCTGAATCACAATGTACTTTTTACCTATCGCAGGGGCGACTCCAAGACTTTCGCCGATGTGGTCAAAAAAATGAAAGTGAGCCCGGAAGGAATTCAGGACGGTGTGGATTTTATGCTTCTGCTGCTCGAAACGCGCATTGAAACGGACGCGGATTCGCTGGAAGGAATTTCAAGAGATATTTCCGCGATCAGTAAGGATCTTACCCACGAACAAAAAGCCCGTCAGGAAGTGCTGATCCGGATCAGTGGCTTGCAGGAGATTACGATGATGCTGCGTGAAACCAGTATCGATAAACAGCGCGTATTGTCCGGGATATTAAGAAGTCAGTATTTCCCTGAGGATCGTAAAGAGCATTTACGCATTATTTTAAAAGATATCAGCTCGCTGCTTGAATATACTACTTTCAACTTCGAGCGACTGGAATATTTGCAGAATACCTTCATGGGTTTGATCAACCTGGAACAAAGTCAGGTGATCAAAATCTTCACAGTTGTGACGATCATATTCATGCCGCCGACATTGATTGCAGGTATTTTCGGTATGAACTACGATCATATCCCGTCTGCCGGCCAGCCCTGGGGATTTGGGCTTTCACTGTTTCTGATGGTTTTATCGTCGCTGATCGTGCTCTGGTTTTTCCGAAGAAAAAGGTGGATCTAA
- a CDS encoding DUF6934 family protein — protein MKHNHYPLRISQDSLTFSFESISNHRVIAKLIEFVQIDDQVYNLAFGDVEIDGYLNDLVVSDNMDTKEVLASVIEAVLIFFDAHPNNSVYIKGSTTSRTRLYQIVLNREYCNWQDKFIVYGVCGEDVLTFQAGIAFEAFVIKLKNT, from the coding sequence ATGAAGCATAATCACTATCCGCTGAGGATCTCGCAAGATAGCCTGACATTTAGCTTTGAAAGCATTTCAAACCATCGCGTAATCGCTAAACTAATTGAATTTGTCCAGATTGATGATCAAGTTTACAATCTGGCATTTGGAGATGTTGAGATTGATGGTTATCTGAATGATCTTGTTGTATCTGATAATATGGATACCAAAGAAGTTTTAGCCAGCGTTATCGAAGCAGTATTAATTTTTTTCGATGCTCACCCGAACAATTCAGTCTATATTAAAGGTAGCACAACCTCACGAACAAGATTATATCAGATTGTATTAAATAGAGAGTATTGTAATTGGCAGGATAAATTTATTGTGTATGGAGTCTGTGGTGAAGATGTCCTTACTTTCCAAGCCGGTATTGCTTTTGAGGCATTCGTTATAAAATTAAAGAACACATGA
- a CDS encoding MFS transporter, which yields MQSSAPRSIFTTQFWLLGLSSFLFSSSFNMLIPELPGYLSSMGGADYKGAIIGLFTLTAGLSRPFSGRLTDRVGRVPVMAFGSLVCFVCGLMYPIFTTVMPFLLLRLVHGFSTGFKPTGTAAYVADIVPAERRGEAMGIHGMCMGVGSAFGPAVGSMISQSFSLNGLFYTSSVFALLSIAILMNMKETLKEKRPLSVDAFRIGWRDIFEPDVFSPALITFLCYFTFGAVATITPDFSDYLGLQNKGYYFMIFTVSSILIRLFAGRISDQHGRIPVTIVGCIILIVSMIITGYANTIVLFLAGGAVYGIAVGILSPVLSAWTVDLSSDINRGRALATMYICLEAGIGIGAFLSAALFANKIQNLPLVFFSMGGFAIAALIYTLFIYKNKKGSPRAI from the coding sequence ATGCAAAGTTCAGCTCCACGCAGCATTTTCACGACGCAGTTCTGGTTGTTAGGCCTTAGTTCTTTTCTCTTTTCTTCCAGCTTCAATATGCTGATACCCGAGCTGCCTGGGTATCTTTCATCGATGGGTGGGGCCGATTACAAAGGCGCCATTATCGGCTTATTTACGCTTACAGCGGGTTTATCAAGACCATTTAGTGGACGTTTGACAGACAGGGTCGGCCGCGTGCCGGTGATGGCTTTTGGCTCGCTGGTCTGTTTTGTCTGCGGGTTGATGTACCCGATCTTCACAACTGTCATGCCTTTTTTGTTGCTGAGGCTGGTTCACGGATTTTCCACCGGCTTCAAGCCGACGGGTACTGCCGCCTACGTCGCGGACATTGTACCGGCCGAGCGCCGCGGTGAGGCAATGGGCATTCATGGGATGTGCATGGGCGTCGGGTCTGCATTCGGGCCCGCGGTGGGGAGTATGATCAGTCAGTCATTTTCGTTGAACGGTTTGTTCTACACATCCTCCGTGTTCGCATTATTGTCGATCGCTATTCTGATGAATATGAAGGAAACCTTAAAGGAAAAGCGTCCTTTGTCTGTCGATGCATTCAGGATTGGTTGGCGGGATATTTTTGAGCCGGATGTATTCAGCCCGGCTTTGATCACCTTTTTATGCTACTTCACATTCGGAGCCGTGGCTACCATCACACCGGATTTCAGCGATTATCTTGGCTTGCAGAACAAAGGGTATTATTTTATGATCTTCACAGTTTCGTCGATTTTGATTCGCCTTTTCGCCGGGAGAATCTCCGATCAGCATGGACGTATTCCTGTTACAATTGTAGGCTGTATCATTTTGATTGTTTCAATGATTATCACAGGCTATGCCAATACAATCGTGCTATTTTTGGCCGGGGGCGCTGTTTATGGGATTGCAGTGGGTATCTTATCCCCGGTATTATCCGCCTGGACCGTCGACCTGAGCAGCGATATCAACCGCGGAAGGGCTTTGGCGACGATGTATATTTGTCTGGAAGCGGGTATTGGTATCGGGGCGTTTCTATCAGCCGCTTTATTTGCCAATAAAATCCAGAACCTTCCGCTTGTGTTTTTCAGTATGGGTGGATTTGCCATCGCAGCGCTGATTTACACCTTATTCATTTATAAAAACAAAAAAGGAAGCCCACGTGCTATTTGA
- a CDS encoding IMPACT family protein: protein MLFDDTFQTIAQPSEGFFKDKGSKFLSYAFPISAEADAKEHLGMLKELHPKAVHHCYAYRLGTDKMSYRISDDGEPSGTAGRPILNTLYSRDVTNVLIVVVRYFGGTLLGVPGLISAYKTATESALDSAVVVTRHFINRYKMEFQYPQMNEAMRIVKEMELPVLDQQFEMECSMIVEVRVSATEVFVSRSQKVDGLKLTLS, encoded by the coding sequence GTGCTATTTGACGATACTTTTCAAACAATAGCCCAGCCTTCGGAAGGTTTTTTTAAGGACAAAGGCAGCAAATTCCTATCCTACGCATTCCCGATCTCTGCCGAAGCTGACGCAAAAGAGCATCTTGGCATGTTGAAAGAACTGCATCCAAAGGCAGTGCATCATTGCTACGCTTACCGGCTGGGTACCGACAAAATGAGTTACCGCATAAGCGACGATGGCGAACCGTCGGGCACAGCGGGCAGGCCCATTCTCAATACTTTATATTCCAGGGATGTAACAAATGTTCTCATCGTGGTTGTCAGGTATTTCGGCGGGACATTGCTTGGTGTGCCGGGATTGATCAGTGCCTATAAAACTGCGACTGAAAGTGCGCTGGATTCGGCCGTGGTGGTTACCAGGCATTTTATCAACAGATATAAAATGGAGTTTCAGTATCCGCAAATGAATGAAGCAATGCGGATTGTAAAGGAAATGGAGCTTCCTGTGTTGGACCAGCAATTTGAAATGGAATGCAGCATGATCGTCGAAGTCCGCGTTTCGGCTACGGAGGTTTTTGTCAGCCGCTCTCAGAAGGTCGACGGGCTGAAATTGACACTGAGCTAA